Proteins co-encoded in one Arachis hypogaea cultivar Tifrunner chromosome 11, arahy.Tifrunner.gnm2.J5K5, whole genome shotgun sequence genomic window:
- the LOC112719882 gene encoding extra-large guanine nucleotide-binding protein 3, whose protein sequence is MHHLPHEGKGGGGRRRPGIPHSKICTVCSNYIYILRTRCLVCGRVYCRQCVEIGMGEMTEGRKCIECLGLRFSQRYIERAGMLGCCSWRYPTTLKQTELKWAEKGPRRSGERGYSHHHGMPPSRTPTPTHSNEPSFVMSASYSPFSSHHHLPL, encoded by the exons GAAAAGGTGGTGGTGGAAGGAGGAGACCTGGGATTCCTCACTCCAAGATTTGCACTGTTTGTAGTAATTATATCTACATTCTAAGGACTAGATGCTtg GTATGTGGCAGAGTTTACTGTAGGCAATGTGTTGAAATTGGGATGGGAGAGATGACTGAAGGAAGAAAGTGTATCGAGTGTCTTGGATTAAGATTTAGCCAAag GTACATAGAAAGGGCAGGGATGTTAGGGTGCTGCAGTTGGAGGTATCCAACCACATTGAAGCAAACTGAACTGAAATGGGCTGAGAAAGGACCAAGGAGGAGTGGTGAAAGAGGCTACAGTCACCACCATGGCATGCCACCTTCAAGAACACCTACACCTACTCATAGCAATGAACCATCTTTTGTTATGTCTGCCTCTTATTCCCCTTTCTCTTCTCATCACCACCTTcccctttaa